The following are encoded in a window of Kineococcus endophyticus genomic DNA:
- a CDS encoding LLM class F420-dependent oxidoreductase — protein MSVISLWGGGPWQDPSKLAEAREVAAEVEELGYHRLWFSGGFDPGILPAFGELLGATRTLGVASGIVSIWTATPDDSAEAFARFEAEHPGRFLLGLGNSHAPAVEGGGQRYDKPYTRTVEYLDALGDRVPEDRLVLAALGPKMLELARDRTAGAHPYFVTVEHTVAAREALGAGSWLAPEAAVVLDEDPVTARATAREHLAVYLALPNYTNNLRRYGWGDDDLLHGGSDRLVDELVAWGSLDDVVAGVRRHVDAGADEVALQVLGGDGEFPRRQFRELAGALIV, from the coding sequence ATGAGCGTCATCAGTCTGTGGGGCGGCGGCCCGTGGCAGGACCCGTCGAAGCTCGCCGAGGCCCGGGAGGTGGCCGCGGAGGTCGAGGAGCTGGGCTACCACCGCCTGTGGTTCTCCGGCGGTTTCGACCCCGGGATCCTGCCCGCTTTCGGTGAGCTGCTGGGCGCGACGCGGACGCTCGGCGTCGCCAGCGGCATCGTCAGCATCTGGACGGCCACGCCCGACGACTCCGCCGAGGCGTTCGCGCGCTTCGAGGCCGAGCACCCCGGCCGCTTCCTGCTGGGCCTGGGCAACTCGCACGCCCCGGCCGTCGAAGGTGGGGGGCAGCGGTACGACAAGCCGTACACCCGCACGGTCGAGTACCTCGACGCCCTCGGCGACCGGGTCCCGGAGGACCGTCTCGTCCTCGCCGCGCTGGGCCCGAAGATGCTCGAGCTGGCCCGCGACCGGACCGCGGGGGCGCACCCCTACTTCGTGACGGTCGAGCACACCGTCGCCGCCCGCGAGGCGCTCGGCGCGGGCTCGTGGCTGGCGCCCGAAGCCGCCGTCGTCCTCGACGAGGACCCCGTCACGGCTCGTGCGACCGCGCGCGAGCACCTGGCGGTCTACCTCGCCCTGCCGAACTACACGAACAACCTCCGCCGCTACGGCTGGGGCGACGACGACCTCCTGCACGGGGGCAGCGACCGCCTCGTCGACGAACTCGTCGCCTGGGGGTCGCTGGACGACGTCGTCGCCGGGGTCCGCCGGCACGTCGACGCGGGCGCCGACGAGGTGGCCCTGCAGGTCCTCGGTGGGGACGGGGAGTTCCCGCGCCGGCAGTTCCGGGAGCTGGCGGGGGCGCTGATCGTGTAG
- a CDS encoding TolB family protein, which yields MPRHLAPSQHCQVLLGGPDIAVPRVLFETSDLLLEAPNWSLDGTSLLLNGDGHLWRLAVHAPEAGVHRVEFVGLPPLNNDHVLHPDGRHVLMTADDGHVYRGDLSGGPVERITVEDGNWHFLHGVSPDGSRIAYVEISTFDEPGHLVVQPVGGAPRRLDAGTGHLDGPEWSPDGRWILLNTEAFSSVPGHAQLARVPDGGGPLERLVVSDTVDWFPHLSPDGRHGNYLSFPPGTLGHPADLDVVVHVVAADDWTASVQRYAVPGGQGTTNVNGWAPDGSQFAFIAYPTA from the coding sequence GTGCCCCGTCACCTCGCCCCGTCGCAGCACTGCCAGGTCCTGCTCGGGGGTCCGGACATCGCGGTTCCCCGGGTCCTGTTCGAGACGTCGGACCTCCTGCTCGAGGCGCCGAACTGGTCGCTCGACGGCACGTCCCTGCTGCTGAACGGCGACGGCCACCTGTGGCGCCTCGCCGTCCACGCACCCGAGGCCGGCGTGCACCGCGTGGAGTTCGTGGGACTGCCCCCGCTCAACAACGACCACGTCCTGCACCCGGACGGCCGGCACGTCCTCATGACGGCGGACGACGGCCACGTGTACCGCGGGGACCTCTCCGGCGGGCCCGTCGAGCGGATCACCGTCGAGGACGGGAACTGGCACTTCCTGCACGGCGTCTCCCCCGACGGCTCGCGGATCGCCTACGTCGAGATCAGCACGTTCGACGAACCCGGGCACCTCGTCGTCCAGCCCGTCGGCGGCGCACCCCGGCGTCTCGACGCGGGCACCGGGCACCTCGACGGACCGGAGTGGAGCCCGGACGGCCGCTGGATCCTGCTCAACACCGAGGCGTTCAGCTCCGTCCCCGGGCACGCCCAGCTGGCCCGCGTCCCCGACGGTGGGGGTCCGCTGGAACGACTCGTCGTCAGCGACACCGTCGACTGGTTCCCGCACCTGTCCCCCGACGGGCGGCACGGCAACTACCTGTCCTTCCCGCCCGGAACCCTCGGCCACCCCGCCGACCTCGACGTCGTCGTCCACGTCGTCGCCGCCGACGACTGGACGGCGTCGGTCCAGCGGTACGCCGTCCCCGGCGGGCAGGGGACGACCAACGTCAACGGCTGGGCGCCGGACGGGTCGCAGTTCGCGTTCATCGCCTACCCGACGGCCTGA
- a CDS encoding cation diffusion facilitator family transporter, which produces MSHGHGHGHGGADLAQNRRRLTAALAVTATVLVAEAVGAFVSGSLALLADAGHMLTDVAGLTIALIAANLAARPASAQRTWGYRRAEVLAATLQAAALLAVGVFVLVEGVRRLLAPPEVSSGAMLVFGVIGLLGNVVALWLLLRGNADANVNVRAAVLEVVNDGLGSIAVLVAAGVIALTGWTRADAVVSLLIGVLIVPRTVKLLRETTSVLLESTPPGLDLEDVRRHLLELPHVHAVHDLHASQITSGLPVLSAHVVLDDSCFLDGHAPEILDSLQACVAEHFPVAVQHATFQLEPVGHVGHESGTHD; this is translated from the coding sequence GTGAGCCACGGCCACGGCCACGGACACGGCGGCGCGGACCTCGCGCAGAACCGCCGCCGGCTGACGGCGGCGCTCGCCGTCACCGCCACCGTCCTCGTCGCCGAGGCCGTCGGCGCGTTCGTCTCCGGCTCCCTGGCCCTGCTGGCCGACGCCGGTCACATGCTCACCGACGTCGCCGGGCTGACCATCGCGCTCATCGCGGCCAACCTCGCCGCCCGCCCGGCATCGGCGCAGCGGACGTGGGGGTACCGGCGCGCCGAGGTGCTGGCCGCCACCCTGCAGGCCGCGGCACTGCTGGCGGTCGGCGTCTTCGTGCTCGTCGAGGGCGTCCGGCGGCTGCTCGCACCGCCCGAGGTGAGTTCCGGCGCGATGCTGGTCTTCGGCGTGATCGGCCTGCTCGGCAACGTCGTCGCGCTGTGGCTCCTGCTGCGCGGCAACGCCGACGCGAACGTCAACGTCCGCGCCGCTGTCCTCGAGGTGGTGAACGACGGACTCGGGTCGATCGCCGTCCTCGTGGCGGCCGGCGTCATCGCCCTCACGGGGTGGACGCGTGCCGACGCCGTCGTCTCCCTGCTCATCGGCGTCCTCATCGTCCCGCGGACGGTGAAGCTGCTGCGGGAGACGACGTCGGTCCTGCTGGAGTCCACCCCGCCCGGCCTCGACCTGGAGGACGTCCGTCGCCACCTCCTCGAACTCCCCCACGTGCACGCCGTCCACGACCTGCACGCCAGCCAGATCACCTCGGGCCTGCCGGTCCTGTCGGCGCACGTCGTGCTCGACGACTCCTGCTTCCTGGACGGGCACGCCCCCGAGATCCTGGATTCCCTGCAGGCGTGCGTGGCCGAGCACTTCCCCGTCGCCGTGCAGCACGCGACGTTCCAGCTCGAACCCGTCGGCCACGTCGGGCACGAGAGCGGGACGCACGACTAG
- a CDS encoding ArsR/SmtB family transcription factor, whose protein sequence is MYRRSVIAPHAVGHAEVLARFGHALSDPTRTRLLLALREAPGYPAELADLLGVSRQSLSNHLACLRGCGLVVSVPQGRRVRYEIADARLSHALGDLLGVVLAVGDDHCAPEEVAR, encoded by the coding sequence ATGTACCGTCGTTCCGTGATCGCACCGCACGCAGTCGGCCACGCAGAGGTCCTCGCCCGCTTCGGGCACGCCCTGTCCGACCCGACACGGACCCGGCTGCTGCTCGCGCTCCGCGAGGCCCCCGGGTACCCCGCGGAACTGGCCGACCTGCTCGGCGTCTCGCGCCAGTCGCTGTCGAACCACCTCGCGTGCCTGCGCGGCTGCGGTCTCGTCGTCTCGGTGCCGCAGGGCCGGCGCGTGCGCTACGAGATCGCCGACGCCCGGCTCAGCCACGCCCTCGGGGACCTCCTCGGCGTGGTGCTGGCGGTCGGTGACGACCACTGCGCGCCCGAGGAGGTGGCGCGGTGA
- a CDS encoding VOC family protein produces the protein MDTSHSTVPVPALDAEPPPVEERVYGMPMFPTLPTADLAASVEFWTRGLGFVELFAIPGRLVHLRRWRFQDVLLVPGEPPATPPPGTLSVACVLRQLAEVAAACETLRPGSTSGPERRPWNSVELQVVTPERARVVLTAALPLDDAAARDLQEVGIGAPR, from the coding sequence ATGGACACGTCCCACAGCACCGTCCCCGTGCCGGCCCTGGACGCCGAACCCCCGCCCGTCGAGGAGCGGGTCTACGGGATGCCGATGTTCCCCACGCTGCCGACCGCGGACCTGGCCGCGTCGGTCGAGTTCTGGACCCGCGGGCTGGGGTTCGTCGAGCTGTTCGCGATCCCCGGTCGCCTGGTCCACCTCCGCCGCTGGCGGTTCCAGGACGTCCTGCTCGTCCCGGGCGAACCCCCGGCCACCCCGCCGCCGGGCACCCTGAGCGTGGCGTGCGTGCTGCGTCAGCTCGCCGAGGTCGCCGCAGCCTGCGAGACCCTGCGGCCGGGCAGCACGAGCGGACCGGAGCGCCGGCCCTGGAACAGCGTGGAACTGCAGGTCGTGACGCCGGAACGGGCGCGGGTCGTGCTCACCGCGGCGCTGCCCCTGGACGACGCCGCGGCGCGCGACCTGCAGGAGGTGGGCATCGGTGCGCCACGGTGA
- a CDS encoding MerR family transcriptional regulator: MEEAQGEGPDGELTVGRVAELLGVSVRTLHHWESLGLVTAARTNGGYRTYGPEEVARLQRVVRYRELGVPLAAVAELLDGGSPSDGLDALRRQRAELVDRLDRTRDTLDAVDRLIDATERGTTLTAQEQAALFGADWDPSWPGQARERWGDSPQWRQHAERAADRSTADWAALAERIETLEADLAAAFRAGTAPGSVQAAELAERHRASVAEHFDCTYSMHVCLARSYVDDPRFREHYDRREPGLAPWLRAVVEENARARGVDPETAVWE, translated from the coding sequence GTGGAGGAGGCGCAGGGTGAGGGACCGGACGGGGAGCTGACGGTGGGCCGGGTGGCGGAACTCCTCGGCGTCAGTGTGCGGACGTTGCACCACTGGGAGTCGCTGGGCCTGGTCACGGCCGCCCGGACGAACGGCGGGTACCGCACCTACGGCCCCGAGGAGGTCGCGCGCCTGCAGCGGGTCGTGCGCTACCGCGAACTCGGGGTTCCGTTGGCGGCGGTCGCGGAACTCCTCGACGGGGGTTCGCCCTCCGACGGCCTGGACGCCCTGCGCCGGCAGCGGGCGGAACTCGTCGACCGGCTGGACCGGACCCGCGACACCCTCGACGCGGTGGACCGGCTCATCGACGCCACCGAACGCGGGACGACGCTCACCGCGCAGGAGCAGGCCGCCCTCTTCGGCGCCGACTGGGACCCGTCCTGGCCCGGGCAGGCGCGCGAGCGGTGGGGGGACTCGCCCCAGTGGCGACAGCACGCCGAACGCGCGGCCGACCGGTCGACCGCGGACTGGGCCGCGCTCGCGGAACGGATCGAGACCCTCGAGGCCGACCTCGCGGCGGCGTTCCGCGCCGGCACCGCGCCGGGTTCGGTGCAGGCCGCGGAACTCGCGGAGCGGCACCGTGCGTCGGTGGCCGAGCACTTCGACTGCACGTACTCGATGCACGTGTGCCTGGCCCGCAGCTACGTCGACGACCCCCGGTTCCGCGAGCACTACGACCGGCGAGAACCCGGCCTCGCCCCGTGGCTGCGGGCCGTCGTGGAGGAGAACGCGCGGGCACGGGGCGTCGACCCCGAGACCGCGGTGTGGGAGTAG
- a CDS encoding alpha/beta hydrolase fold domain-containing protein yields MTIHEGIHDDRADGVPVRVYRPDVDLHPEPRAALVWAHGGGFVAGDLDMPESDAVARRLQENGILVVAVDYRLAGPGTTYPVPSDDVLTAWRWGREFSRTAGVPVARIQLGGASAGGNLVAGAVLRLLAGEGDVPAAVFLAYPTLHAVPPVASPAAQAAVETLPEAERWSAADVAAMYEAYLGGPSGTAPAPAVPGTADLEGFPPTFVLTSEVDGLRGSADEFARRLVLAGSPVLSVCEPGTVHGHLNTPDPRFDASLRRITRWLLSADEFAG; encoded by the coding sequence GTGACGATCCACGAGGGCATCCACGACGACCGCGCGGACGGCGTGCCGGTCCGCGTCTACCGGCCCGACGTCGACCTCCACCCCGAACCCCGGGCCGCCCTCGTCTGGGCCCACGGCGGGGGTTTCGTCGCCGGCGACCTCGACATGCCCGAGTCCGACGCCGTCGCGCGGAGGTTGCAGGAGAACGGGATCCTCGTCGTCGCGGTCGACTACCGGCTCGCCGGCCCGGGGACGACGTACCCCGTCCCCTCCGACGACGTGCTGACGGCGTGGCGGTGGGGGCGGGAGTTCAGCCGCACGGCGGGGGTTCCCGTCGCACGGATCCAGCTGGGTGGGGCCAGTGCCGGCGGGAACCTCGTCGCGGGCGCGGTGTTGCGCCTGCTCGCGGGTGAGGGCGACGTCCCCGCCGCGGTGTTCCTCGCCTACCCCACGCTGCACGCCGTGCCGCCCGTCGCGTCGCCGGCCGCCCAGGCCGCCGTCGAGACGTTGCCCGAGGCCGAGCGGTGGTCGGCGGCCGACGTCGCCGCGATGTACGAGGCGTACCTCGGGGGACCGTCGGGCACCGCCCCGGCCCCCGCCGTCCCGGGGACGGCCGACCTCGAGGGTTTCCCGCCCACGTTCGTCCTCACGAGCGAGGTCGACGGGTTGCGGGGTTCGGCCGACGAGTTCGCCCGCCGCCTGGTGCTGGCGGGTTCGCCCGTCCTGTCGGTGTGCGAGCCGGGCACGGTGCACGGGCACCTCAACACCCCGGACCCGCGGTTCGACGCGAGCCTGCGGCGCATCACGCGCTGGCTGCTGTCCGCCGACGAGTTCGCCGGGTAG
- a CDS encoding TetR/AcrR family transcriptional regulator, with amino-acid sequence MAVRSTAEAQRALVVASATRVFARAGYHATPVTAVAADAGISPAYVFRLFNGKLGLFLAAVEHCYARVVDALTAGAQEATDRSPQGLLDAMGLAYAHLIADRDLLMLQVHAQSASDVPEVRDCLRRGLASVVGTVGGLSGAGPEFVQRFMAWGQLCHLVVMADLDEVPGSWARTLTHGIRHF; translated from the coding sequence ATGGCCGTCCGATCCACCGCCGAGGCGCAACGCGCGCTCGTCGTCGCGAGCGCGACCCGGGTCTTCGCCCGGGCGGGCTACCACGCGACCCCGGTGACGGCCGTCGCCGCGGACGCCGGCATCTCCCCGGCGTACGTCTTCCGGCTCTTCAACGGCAAGCTCGGCCTGTTCCTGGCCGCCGTGGAGCACTGCTACGCCCGCGTCGTCGACGCCCTCACGGCCGGGGCCCAGGAAGCGACCGACCGCTCCCCGCAGGGTCTGCTCGACGCGATGGGCCTGGCCTACGCCCACCTCATCGCCGACCGCGACCTGCTGATGCTGCAGGTGCACGCCCAGTCGGCCAGCGACGTGCCCGAGGTGCGGGACTGCCTGCGCCGCGGACTGGCCTCGGTCGTGGGCACGGTCGGGGGCCTGTCGGGCGCCGGTCCGGAGTTCGTCCAGCGGTTCATGGCGTGGGGGCAGCTGTGCCACCTCGTCGTCATGGCCGACCTCGACGAGGTGCCCGGGTCCTGGGCTCGCACGCTCACGCACGGCATCCGCCACTTCTGA
- a CDS encoding GAF and ANTAR domain-containing protein gives MTDPQRSADLADLARSLQRRSSPQEVMDAVVEAAVSLVPGAEHGSISLVTGRRGVFSASASSQVARDFDSLQEELGEGPCLEAMFSEPVVHGPDLTAESRWPRLSKTAPDTLGIRSVLCFQLFVHEENTLGGLNLLATRPDAFDEEAPELGSVFAAHAASALAAAQELDQIKQALVSRDVIGQAKGMLMERYQMGPQQAFALLARLSQDENVKLHVLAERLVTTRTL, from the coding sequence GTGACGGACCCGCAGCGCTCGGCCGACCTCGCCGACCTGGCCCGTTCCCTGCAGCGCAGGTCGAGCCCGCAGGAGGTGATGGACGCCGTCGTGGAGGCCGCGGTCTCGCTCGTGCCCGGGGCCGAGCACGGCTCGATCAGCCTCGTCACGGGCCGACGCGGGGTGTTCTCCGCCTCCGCCAGCAGCCAGGTCGCGCGCGACTTCGACAGCCTGCAGGAGGAACTCGGCGAGGGGCCCTGCCTGGAGGCGATGTTCAGCGAACCCGTCGTCCACGGTCCCGACCTGACGGCCGAGAGCCGGTGGCCGCGGTTGTCCAAGACCGCGCCGGACACGCTCGGTATCCGCAGCGTCCTGTGCTTCCAGCTGTTCGTGCACGAGGAGAACACCCTCGGTGGCCTGAACCTCCTCGCGACCCGTCCCGACGCCTTCGACGAGGAGGCGCCCGAGCTCGGGTCGGTGTTCGCCGCGCACGCCGCGTCGGCGCTGGCCGCCGCGCAGGAACTGGACCAGATCAAGCAGGCCCTGGTCAGCCGGGACGTCATCGGCCAGGCCAAGGGCATGCTGATGGAGCGCTACCAGATGGGGCCCCAGCAGGCCTTCGCCCTCCTGGCCCGCTTGAGCCAGGACGAGAACGTCAAGCTGCACGTGCTCGCCGAGCGCCTGGTGACTACCCGCACCCTGTGA
- a CDS encoding Asp23/Gls24 family envelope stress response protein — MSETSADGCPTPGGATTMSESVVAGIAALAARTVTGVLSPEDHPTGERHGPPRAVVHLGPTDAVVDVSLVASHGVDLAQLATQVRRTVATSVREMTDLRVTAVNVTVVDVR, encoded by the coding sequence GTGTCGGAGACGAGTGCCGACGGCTGCCCCACCCCGGGCGGCGCGACGACGATGAGCGAGAGCGTCGTCGCCGGCATCGCCGCGCTGGCGGCCCGCACGGTGACCGGCGTCCTCTCCCCCGAGGACCACCCCACCGGCGAGCGCCACGGTCCACCGCGCGCCGTCGTCCACCTCGGACCGACCGACGCCGTCGTCGACGTCAGCCTCGTCGCGTCCCACGGCGTGGACCTCGCACAGCTCGCGACCCAGGTGCGACGCACCGTCGCCACCTCCGTGCGGGAGATGACGGACCTGCGGGTGACGGCGGTGAACGTCACCGTCGTCGACGTCCGCTGA
- a CDS encoding TetR/AcrR family transcriptional regulator C-terminal domain-containing protein: MPDVDELVVAGQERPSDRVPLSRERILASALEFIDEDGLGALTMRRLGARLGVEAMSLYRYVPGREELLDGVVDAMVGELGHDPEVLRRPTHGWQDFLQRLAHGVRRVAIAHPRAFPLVASTPPQAPWLRPPLRSVEWVETFLSGLVADGFSDDQAVAAYRAFTSFLLGNLLLEVSQRGGAVGPLDLVDEEVPPGGLDDAPHVRRLAPRLAEDRALQEFEESLESLIDRISVLVLGTSGA, encoded by the coding sequence CTGCCGGACGTCGACGAACTCGTCGTCGCGGGGCAGGAGCGTCCGTCGGACCGCGTGCCCCTCAGCCGCGAGCGCATCCTCGCCTCCGCCCTGGAGTTCATCGACGAGGACGGGCTCGGTGCCCTGACGATGCGGCGGCTCGGTGCCCGTCTCGGTGTCGAGGCGATGTCGCTCTACCGCTACGTCCCGGGCCGGGAGGAACTGCTCGACGGGGTCGTCGACGCGATGGTCGGGGAACTGGGTCACGACCCGGAGGTGCTGCGCCGACCCACCCACGGGTGGCAGGACTTCCTCCAGCGCCTCGCGCACGGGGTGCGGCGCGTGGCCATCGCCCACCCCCGCGCGTTCCCGCTCGTCGCCTCGACGCCCCCGCAGGCGCCGTGGTTGCGCCCGCCGCTGCGCAGCGTCGAGTGGGTCGAGACGTTCCTGTCCGGTCTGGTGGCCGACGGGTTCTCGGACGACCAGGCCGTCGCCGCCTACCGCGCATTCACCAGCTTCCTGCTGGGCAACCTGCTCCTCGAGGTCTCCCAGCGCGGCGGTGCCGTCGGTCCCCTGGACCTCGTGGACGAGGAGGTGCCCCCGGGTGGTCTCGACGACGCACCCCACGTCCGGCGCCTCGCGCCCCGGCTGGCCGAGGACCGGGCCCTGCAGGAGTTCGAGGAGTCCCTCGAGAGCCTCATCGACCGCATCTCCGTGCTGGTCCTCGGGACCAGCGGGGCCTGA
- a CDS encoding YqaE/Pmp3 family membrane protein, with product MKIALVVLCFFFPFLAVLIKEGPSRRVLIAFLLQLLGHVPGVVYGLLVVTRD from the coding sequence GTGAAGATCGCCCTCGTCGTCCTGTGCTTCTTCTTCCCGTTCCTCGCGGTCCTCATCAAGGAGGGGCCGTCCCGGAGGGTGCTCATCGCCTTCCTGCTGCAGCTGCTCGGGCACGTCCCGGGGGTGGTCTACGGCCTGCTCGTGGTGACGCGCGACTGA
- a CDS encoding YoaK family protein, producing MGLRSRPESVAVACLLAATGGFLDASTYLARGGVLAAAQTGNVVLLAVAAAGGDVGKALGHVPSLLAFLAGVLLTEVVGGPRWRRLLRRPVRAVLLLQVAVLVGVGFVPGAPAGTTATSLASAGVAFAAALQLNVFRSVRGMTYATTFASGNLRSLVEKTYAVVRHRGDPESTARQARDIAAVLVSFAAGAFAGALATDAWGARGIWGSVVLLLTVLVLVVRETRHIERG from the coding sequence GTGGGACTGCGCAGCCGGCCGGAATCCGTCGCGGTGGCCTGCCTGCTCGCCGCGACGGGAGGTTTCCTCGACGCCAGCACCTACCTGGCGCGCGGTGGTGTGCTCGCCGCGGCCCAGACGGGCAACGTCGTCCTGCTCGCCGTCGCGGCGGCCGGCGGGGACGTCGGCAAGGCGCTCGGCCACGTGCCGAGCCTCCTCGCCTTCCTCGCCGGGGTCCTGCTCACGGAGGTCGTCGGCGGGCCGCGCTGGCGCCGCCTGCTGCGGCGACCCGTCCGGGCGGTGCTGCTGCTGCAGGTCGCGGTGCTCGTGGGGGTGGGGTTCGTCCCCGGCGCCCCGGCGGGGACCACGGCCACGTCCCTCGCCTCCGCGGGGGTGGCCTTCGCGGCCGCGTTGCAGCTCAACGTCTTCCGGTCCGTCCGAGGCATGACCTACGCGACGACGTTCGCGTCGGGGAACCTGCGCAGCCTCGTCGAGAAGACCTACGCGGTCGTGCGCCACCGGGGGGACCCCGAGAGCACGGCGCGGCAGGCGCGGGACATCGCCGCGGTCCTCGTGTCCTTCGCCGCCGGCGCGTTCGCGGGAGCCCTGGCCACCGACGCCTGGGGAGCGCGGGGGATCTGGGGCAGCGTCGTGCTGCTGCTCACGGTCCTCGTCCTCGTCGTGCGCGAGACCCGGCACATCGAGCGTGGCTGA
- a CDS encoding MFS transporter has product MLHPGPTLEGTVPRSRLRPLMTCLVLTTSLGALDQTVVATALPTIATHFDAVGSVAWVLTAYLLSMSVAMPVVGTLADRHGTVRVLRASVVLFVLASLVCAAAPSIEVLAAARALQGVGGAGMLVMPQALVAEVVPARDRAAVLGPLGAVFAVATVAGPLLGGWLTDVGSWHWVFWINVPVGGVALVLACTLLRAGPRRRTAERFDVAGTALLALGTSALAWSAAVLPRDGWAPVTAGALVLTVVAVAALVVHQLRSSAPLLPVAVLRTRGVVLSAFLAAVVGFGMFGVIAYVPSWVQGVHGTSATTSGVLLLPVTAGLVLGVNTSGQLVRRTGRWRRFPVGGCALAGTAAVVLATAGSHLGLVATAGVLVAFGLGAGSFMALLVVLAQDAAPPQAVAGTTGTIAYVRETGATLGTALLGGVVAAGLAAGASYGTAFSAVFLTVAGAFALGLVAALALPRTTLGP; this is encoded by the coding sequence GTGCTCCACCCCGGTCCCACGCTCGAGGGGACGGTTCCCCGCTCCCGGTTGCGGCCGCTCATGACCTGCCTGGTCCTCACGACGTCGTTGGGCGCCCTGGACCAGACCGTCGTCGCCACGGCGCTGCCGACGATCGCGACCCACTTCGACGCCGTCGGTTCGGTCGCCTGGGTCCTGACCGCCTACCTCCTCTCGATGTCGGTGGCCATGCCCGTCGTCGGGACCCTCGCCGACCGGCACGGCACGGTGCGGGTGCTGCGCGCGAGCGTCGTGCTGTTCGTCCTGGCCTCCCTGGTCTGCGCGGCCGCCCCCTCGATCGAGGTCCTAGCCGCCGCGCGCGCCCTCCAGGGCGTCGGCGGCGCGGGCATGCTCGTCATGCCGCAGGCCCTCGTCGCCGAGGTCGTCCCGGCGCGGGACCGGGCCGCCGTCCTCGGTCCGCTCGGCGCGGTCTTCGCCGTCGCGACGGTCGCCGGTCCCCTCCTGGGCGGCTGGCTGACGGACGTCGGGTCGTGGCACTGGGTCTTCTGGATCAACGTGCCCGTCGGCGGCGTCGCGCTCGTGCTGGCCTGCACGCTCCTGCGAGCGGGGCCGCGCCGCCGCACCGCGGAACGCTTCGACGTCGCGGGCACCGCCTTGCTGGCCCTCGGCACGTCGGCACTCGCGTGGTCGGCAGCCGTCCTGCCGCGCGACGGCTGGGCGCCCGTCACGGCGGGGGCCCTCGTGCTGACGGTCGTGGCCGTCGCCGCCCTCGTCGTGCACCAGCTGCGCAGCAGCGCCCCGCTGCTGCCGGTGGCGGTCCTGCGCACGCGGGGCGTCGTGCTGTCCGCGTTCCTGGCGGCGGTCGTGGGGTTCGGGATGTTCGGCGTCATCGCCTACGTGCCGAGCTGGGTGCAGGGAGTCCACGGCACCTCGGCGACGACGTCGGGCGTGCTGCTGCTGCCGGTGACGGCGGGCCTGGTCCTCGGCGTCAACACCAGCGGTCAGCTCGTCCGGCGCACGGGCCGCTGGCGCCGGTTCCCCGTCGGCGGCTGCGCCCTGGCCGGAACGGCCGCGGTGGTCCTCGCGACGGCGGGGTCGCACCTGGGCCTCGTCGCCACTGCCGGTGTCCTCGTGGCCTTCGGACTGGGGGCCGGGTCGTTCATGGCCCTGCTCGTCGTGCTGGCGCAGGACGCCGCACCGCCGCAGGCCGTGGCCGGGACGACCGGGACGATCGCCTACGTCCGCGAGACGGGCGCCACCCTGGGCACGGCGCTGCTGGGCGGCGTGGTCGCGGCGGGGCTGGCCGCGGGCGCCTCCTACGGGACGGCGTTCTCCGCGGTGTTCCTCACCGTCGCCGGCGCGTTCGCCCTGGGACTCGTGGCCGCACTGGCGTTGCCGCGCACCACGTTGGGGCCCTGA